One region of Limnospira fusiformis SAG 85.79 genomic DNA includes:
- a CDS encoding asparagine synthetase B family protein: MCGIAVIFGEQADRKKAELSRMLETMKSRGEVTETFFHPQVAAGTRRLKIVDREASKQPIFNATGDKLIVFNGEIFNFAALRSELQDKYTFQTNGDTETILYAFEEYGENCLNLFEGQFTFAIIDLSKNQVFFARDPVGIIPLYYVRDRDFLYLASTIKALTFLNRPIQVLSPGCLEWSDRPELPYFRPQFKPSPPQLSEFLPQLKTTITSAIRSRTQTDLPLGVIYSGGLDSSIVLSQAIQNHPQVTAFTVGCEGSEDVDISRRFCRERGIKQVVISLHPKDISLEEIKVAIRESELTEYGDIINAVISLQLFRKIREYGIKVVLAGDGSDELFGGYEMYSLDLSEPERQNLFFYKLMNLHRTELQRVDRCSMAWGVETRVPFLATPVIDLALNTPQAWKIKDGIEKWCLRQAFQDELPEYIIKRRKNPLSHSSGLHEWVRRYKWFFRENYDRQGYRLHDHLKKDFSAILRENNYQIDRAIAATQFSPDYSRLELLLEGVKASLRTGLFQWRSLLTNSQIKS; the protein is encoded by the coding sequence ATGTGTGGAATAGCCGTCATTTTTGGAGAACAAGCAGACCGCAAAAAAGCCGAACTGAGCAGGATGCTAGAGACCATGAAATCTCGGGGAGAGGTGACAGAAACTTTCTTTCATCCCCAAGTAGCAGCGGGAACTAGACGACTGAAAATTGTTGATCGCGAAGCATCTAAACAACCGATTTTTAACGCCACAGGGGACAAGCTGATTGTCTTCAATGGGGAAATTTTCAATTTTGCCGCCTTGCGTTCGGAACTGCAAGATAAATATACCTTCCAAACTAATGGTGATACGGAAACGATTTTATATGCCTTTGAAGAGTACGGGGAAAATTGTCTGAATTTATTTGAAGGTCAATTCACTTTTGCTATCATAGATTTAAGCAAAAATCAAGTATTTTTTGCCCGCGATCCGGTGGGAATTATTCCTCTGTACTACGTCCGCGATCGCGATTTCCTGTATCTCGCCTCCACCATCAAAGCCCTGACCTTCCTGAACCGACCCATTCAAGTTTTATCTCCCGGCTGCTTGGAATGGAGCGATCGCCCAGAACTGCCCTATTTCCGACCGCAATTTAAACCCTCACCCCCCCAGCTTTCCGAGTTTTTACCCCAACTGAAAACCACCATTACTTCTGCGATCCGATCAAGAACCCAAACCGACCTTCCGCTGGGGGTAATTTACAGTGGCGGATTAGACAGTTCCATCGTTTTGAGTCAGGCTATCCAAAATCATCCCCAAGTCACCGCTTTTACGGTCGGTTGCGAGGGCAGTGAGGACGTGGATATTTCCCGCCGATTCTGTAGGGAACGCGGCATCAAACAGGTAGTGATTTCTCTCCATCCCAAAGATATTAGTTTGGAGGAAATTAAGGTGGCTATTCGCGAGTCAGAATTAACCGAATATGGCGATATTATTAATGCGGTAATCAGCCTGCAATTATTCCGAAAAATTAGGGAATATGGCATCAAAGTTGTCCTGGCTGGAGATGGAAGTGACGAATTGTTTGGAGGCTATGAAATGTATAGTTTAGACCTAAGCGAACCGGAACGACAAAATCTGTTTTTTTACAAGTTAATGAACCTGCACCGCACCGAGCTACAGCGGGTAGATCGATGCAGTATGGCTTGGGGCGTGGAAACTCGCGTCCCGTTTTTGGCAACACCGGTTATCGACCTGGCATTGAACACCCCCCAAGCCTGGAAAATTAAGGACGGAATTGAAAAGTGGTGTTTGCGACAAGCGTTTCAAGACGAACTCCCCGAGTACATCATCAAGCGCCGCAAAAATCCCCTCTCTCACTCCAGTGGACTTCACGAATGGGTGAGACGATATAAATGGTTTTTCCGCGAGAATTACGATCGCCAAGGCTACAGACTCCACGACCACCTGAAAAAAGATTTTTCCGCCATTTTGAGGGAGAATAACTATCAGATTGATCGCGCCATCGCCGCCACCCAATTTTCCCCAGATTACAGTCGCCTTGAATTGCTCCTGGAGGGGGTAAAAGCATCCCTGAGAACGGGATTATTTCAATGGCGATCGCTCCTCACAAATAGCCAGATAAAATCTTAG
- a CDS encoding DUF5715 family protein yields MSAQISPTDCYNYRQRVREFRDRLQSVSSQQELLIISRKFMTVEREDYGIIGDLEVENFQWDLQELSRLFPENYTNPDRLRVCINILLQQQVELRWYADFPRYLNSGSLETDPQLYDLTRSPSCYLLKFSFTPLREGGMYRLINGIQRRMRVWRNHPAGGTVGMKVTECKLEMIALLNQICDRVEGEVGKSIYLQINSIIRTLEHQKHLASLGYWASPRTTHSTGYAADIEREWYYRNDRQLFDAIEQVLEDYQSRSVLNVINEQQVWHICLNPKWIKYYQNSLDTYQQ; encoded by the coding sequence ATGTCGGCCCAGATATCCCCGACAGACTGCTATAATTACCGCCAGCGAGTCCGGGAATTTCGCGATCGCCTCCAGTCCGTATCTTCCCAGCAAGAGTTACTGATCATTTCCCGCAAATTTATGACTGTAGAACGGGAAGATTATGGCATAATTGGTGATCTAGAAGTCGAAAATTTCCAGTGGGATTTGCAAGAACTATCCCGGCTGTTTCCCGAAAACTACACTAATCCTGATCGGCTCAGAGTTTGCATTAATATTCTTTTGCAACAACAAGTAGAACTGCGTTGGTATGCAGACTTTCCTAGGTATCTAAACTCTGGCTCCCTGGAAACAGACCCCCAACTCTATGACTTGACCAGATCTCCCTCCTGTTATCTCCTGAAATTTTCCTTTACACCCCTGCGAGAGGGGGGAATGTATCGTTTGATAAATGGCATTCAAAGGCGAATGCGAGTATGGCGAAATCACCCGGCGGGGGGAACTGTGGGAATGAAAGTGACCGAGTGTAAGTTGGAGATGATCGCGCTGTTGAACCAAATTTGCGATCGGGTGGAGGGGGAAGTCGGGAAATCAATTTACCTGCAAATTAATAGTATAATTAGAACATTAGAACATCAAAAACATTTGGCGAGTCTAGGGTACTGGGCCTCGCCGAGGACTACCCACAGCACCGGATATGCTGCCGACATCGAACGGGAATGGTATTATCGCAACGATCGCCAATTATTTGACGCGATCGAGCAAGTGTTAGAAGATTACCAAAGTAGGTCAGTTTTGAATGTGATTAACGAACAACAAGTTTGGCATATTTGCCTCAACCCTAAGTGGATAAAATATTATCAAAATAGTCTCGATACTTACCAACAATAA
- the pyk gene encoding pyruvate kinase — MRSPNLIHRTKIVATIGPATQKPDVLKALIEAGATTLRLNFSHGSHEDHQRSIRLIRQVSFELNKPVGILQDLQGPKIRLGKFEQGSIRLNRDDHFILTSRHLPGTHEISSVTYEPLADEVPDGATILLDDGKVEMLVEKVDRDKGDLHCRVVVGGVLSNSKGVNFPGVYLSIKAMTDKDRRDLMFGLDQGVDWVALSFVRNPQDVLEIKELIASAGKDVPVIAKIEKHEAIEQMEEILALCNGVMVARGDLGVELPAEDVPLLQKRLIVTANRMGIPVITATQMLDSMVSNPRPTRAEISDVANAILDGTDAVMLSNETAVGQFPVEAVATMARIANRIERDGITRNVLKVEDTGRSIPNAISQAVSQIAIQLDAAAIMTLTKTGATARNVSKFRPQTPILAITPHVEVARQLSLVWGVKPLLVLDLPSTDQTFQSAVNVARENDFVADGDLVVTTAGTLQGVAGSTDLVKVEVVTAVLGKGTAIGQGTFTGRARVVNQPSQVGDFNPGEILVVSQTNADFVEVMRKAAGVVTEADSLTSHAAVIGLRLGVPVIVGVKNATQVIRDGVILTLDMQRGVVYSGATASTPDPV; from the coding sequence ATGCGATCGCCAAACTTAATACATAGAACCAAAATTGTGGCCACCATTGGACCTGCGACCCAAAAACCTGATGTACTCAAGGCGTTGATTGAAGCGGGAGCCACGACTTTGCGCTTGAATTTTTCCCACGGTAGCCATGAAGACCACCAGCGCAGCATTCGTTTGATTCGTCAGGTATCCTTTGAATTGAATAAGCCTGTAGGTATTCTTCAGGATTTACAAGGACCCAAGATTCGCTTAGGAAAATTCGAGCAGGGGTCGATCAGATTGAACCGAGATGATCATTTTATCCTCACCAGCCGTCACCTTCCTGGAACTCATGAGATCTCCTCTGTTACCTACGAACCTCTCGCTGATGAGGTCCCCGATGGCGCGACGATCCTTTTGGATGATGGTAAGGTGGAGATGCTGGTGGAAAAAGTAGACCGAGACAAGGGAGATCTACACTGTCGGGTAGTCGTCGGTGGTGTCCTCTCCAATAGTAAAGGGGTTAATTTTCCGGGGGTCTATCTCTCCATTAAAGCTATGACGGACAAAGACCGGCGCGATTTGATGTTTGGCTTAGATCAGGGGGTCGATTGGGTGGCTCTCAGTTTTGTCCGCAATCCCCAGGATGTCTTGGAAATTAAAGAATTGATTGCTAGTGCGGGTAAGGATGTTCCCGTGATCGCCAAAATAGAAAAACATGAGGCGATCGAACAAATGGAGGAGATTTTAGCTCTGTGTAATGGTGTGATGGTGGCGCGGGGTGATTTGGGGGTGGAGTTACCTGCTGAAGATGTGCCACTTTTGCAAAAACGCTTGATTGTGACGGCTAACCGCATGGGAATTCCGGTGATTACTGCTACTCAGATGCTTGATAGTATGGTGAGCAATCCTCGTCCGACTAGGGCGGAAATTTCTGATGTGGCTAATGCTATTCTTGATGGTACTGATGCGGTGATGCTGTCTAATGAAACGGCTGTGGGTCAGTTTCCGGTGGAAGCGGTGGCGACTATGGCTAGAATTGCTAACAGGATTGAACGAGATGGGATTACTCGTAATGTTCTCAAGGTGGAGGATACGGGGCGATCTATTCCTAATGCGATTAGTCAGGCTGTTAGTCAAATTGCGATTCAGTTAGATGCGGCGGCGATTATGACTTTGACTAAAACTGGCGCTACGGCTCGCAATGTCTCGAAGTTTCGACCCCAAACTCCGATTTTGGCGATTACTCCCCATGTGGAGGTGGCGCGTCAGTTGAGTTTGGTTTGGGGGGTTAAACCGCTTTTGGTTTTGGATTTACCTTCTACGGATCAGACTTTCCAATCGGCGGTTAATGTGGCGCGGGAAAATGATTTTGTCGCTGATGGGGATTTGGTGGTGACTACTGCTGGGACTTTGCAGGGGGTCGCGGGTTCTACGGATTTGGTTAAGGTGGAAGTGGTGACGGCGGTCCTCGGTAAGGGAACTGCTATCGGTCAGGGAACTTTTACTGGTCGCGCTCGTGTGGTTAACCAGCCTTCTCAGGTGGGTGATTTTAACCCTGGAGAAATTTTGGTGGTTTCCCAAACTAATGCGGATTTTGTGGAGGTTATGCGTAAGGCGGCTGGTGTGGTGACGGAAGCTGATAGTTTGACTAGCCATGCGGCGGTTATTGGTTTGCGCCTCGGGGTTCCGGTGATTGTTGGGGTGAAAAATGCTACCCAGGTGATTCGTGATGGGGTGATTCTTACTTTGGATATGCAGCGGGGTGTGGTTTACTCGGGCGCAACTGCCTCGACTCCTGATCCTGTATAA
- a CDS encoding SDR family oxidoreductase, which yields MSNFDSFADFRMNNHVAIVTGGAQNIGEAIAKTFSGAGAKVMIADLNGEKAQATAAAIQAETGNEALGIGCNVTVEADIQACVAKTVEAFGGISTLVNNVGWGKAYDDPLDVPLEEMVESYKLNTLSAMRMTSACRPYLLQAENATITNSGSLVGVLPAFDFIAYSAAKAALNHMMLGLAHYFAKQVRINTVLIGTVITPGYAEAGLDEQAQYALAHPDNLTGRAGKPQDIANAFLWLASPAGSWVSGQTLQVSGGGKRVRLKPE from the coding sequence ATGAGCAATTTTGATTCCTTCGCCGACTTTCGGATGAATAACCATGTGGCGATCGTCACTGGCGGCGCTCAAAACATCGGGGAAGCGATCGCCAAAACCTTTTCCGGTGCCGGGGCGAAGGTGATGATTGCCGACTTGAACGGAGAAAAAGCCCAGGCTACCGCAGCCGCTATTCAAGCCGAAACTGGCAATGAAGCATTGGGCATCGGCTGCAACGTCACCGTCGAGGCAGACATCCAAGCCTGCGTCGCCAAAACCGTCGAAGCCTTCGGTGGCATTTCAACCCTGGTCAATAACGTCGGTTGGGGCAAAGCCTACGACGACCCCCTCGACGTTCCCTTGGAAGAGATGGTCGAAAGCTACAAACTCAATACCCTGTCAGCCATGCGGATGACCTCCGCCTGCCGCCCCTATCTCCTGCAAGCCGAAAATGCCACCATCACCAACTCCGGTTCCCTGGTGGGGGTCTTGCCCGCTTTTGACTTCATCGCCTACTCCGCCGCCAAAGCCGCACTCAACCACATGATGCTGGGTTTAGCCCACTATTTTGCCAAGCAGGTCCGCATCAACACGGTGCTGATCGGTACAGTCATCACCCCGGGCTACGCGGAGGCGGGTTTAGATGAACAGGCTCAGTACGCCCTGGCTCACCCCGACAACCTGACCGGGCGGGCTGGCAAACCCCAGGATATTGCCAACGCCTTCCTGTGGCTGGCTTCACCGGCGGGGTCCTGGGTGAGCGGCCAGACCTTGCAAGTCTCCGGCGGTGGCAAGCGGGTCCGCCTAAAGCCCGAATAA
- the hdhA gene encoding 7-alpha-hydroxysteroid dehydrogenase, whose amino-acid sequence MTVLETFGLQDQVAIVTGGGAGIGRGIAELFAQAGAAVVVSDLKEETATAVADGIKEKGGRSIAVPCDVTKDSDLENLVQSTLDAFGKITLLINNAGGGGPQPFDMPMDTFIWAYKINVFSVFHLCQLCAPHMEAAGQGAILNISSMSAENKNINMASYSSSKAAVSHLTRNIAFDLGPKGIRVNAIAPGAIKTDALAKVLTPEVEKVMLKHTPLARLGEPKDIAYAALFLCSPAASWISGQVLTVSGGGVQELD is encoded by the coding sequence ATGACAGTTTTGGAAACCTTCGGACTCCAGGATCAAGTCGCCATTGTCACGGGGGGCGGTGCCGGTATCGGTCGGGGCATTGCCGAATTATTTGCCCAGGCTGGGGCGGCGGTGGTCGTCAGTGATTTAAAAGAAGAAACGGCCACAGCAGTAGCCGACGGCATCAAGGAAAAAGGCGGTCGCTCTATAGCCGTGCCTTGCGATGTCACCAAGGATTCCGACTTGGAAAATTTGGTCCAGTCTACCCTCGACGCTTTTGGCAAAATTACCCTGCTAATCAACAATGCCGGGGGGGGCGGTCCTCAACCTTTCGATATGCCGATGGATACGTTTATTTGGGCTTACAAAATCAATGTATTTTCCGTGTTTCATCTGTGCCAATTGTGCGCCCCCCACATGGAAGCAGCCGGACAGGGGGCGATTTTAAATATCTCTTCGATGTCGGCGGAAAATAAGAATATCAACATGGCATCTTACAGTTCTTCCAAAGCCGCCGTCAGCCACCTGACCAGGAATATCGCCTTCGATTTGGGACCCAAGGGAATTCGGGTGAATGCGATCGCCCCCGGTGCCATCAAAACCGACGCGCTGGCGAAGGTGCTGACCCCCGAAGTCGAAAAAGTCATGCTCAAACATACCCCCTTGGCGCGGTTGGGAGAACCCAAGGATATCGCCTATGCGGCATTGTTTCTCTGTTCCCCCGCAGCCAGTTGGATCAGCGGGCAAGTGCTGACCGTCAGCGGCGGCGGCGTTCAGGAATTGGATTAA
- a CDS encoding winged helix-turn-helix domain-containing protein — MRILLTSPDTTLQNQLHQDLSRQNFVVDVATDGEEAWELIQAFMYDAVLLELLLPKLDGIAFCSRLRDVGNPVIVLLMLEPSDAETCIEGLDSGADTCLVKPIRIPELLAHLRALARRSLRRASPLLTWGPMSLNPASGQITCCGQILKVNRKEYQILELFLRHPRQMFSRDKIGDRLWTLDDELPTDATINSHIRSIRRKLEQAGINNLIQTHYGRGYCLDPVYNIETQSAKGLSDPPKEMLDSMAANIWQELMVANARLHGEIEHRKHIEARLRRSEMMLRNAQRMAHVGCWEFDVETRETYWTEELFLIHGLDPNLPAPKPEEVSALIHPDDLPLHEEAIRIPALQRKAFEVNLRIIRANDGEIRHINARGGPVFDRSGRAIKLTGTTFDVTRWLRYPVK, encoded by the coding sequence ATGAGAATTCTGCTCACCTCCCCGGACACAACCCTACAGAACCAACTGCATCAAGACTTATCTCGCCAAAACTTTGTCGTCGATGTGGCCACCGATGGCGAGGAGGCTTGGGAATTGATCCAGGCATTTATGTACGATGCGGTTTTGCTGGAGTTGCTGTTACCCAAGTTGGATGGAATTGCCTTCTGTAGTCGGTTGCGGGATGTGGGCAACCCGGTGATCGTTTTGCTGATGTTGGAGCCTTCCGATGCGGAGACTTGTATCGAGGGTTTAGATAGCGGCGCGGATACTTGTTTGGTGAAACCCATTCGCATCCCAGAACTGCTGGCTCATCTCCGGGCTCTGGCGCGGCGGAGCCTGCGTCGGGCTAGTCCCCTGCTCACCTGGGGGCCCATGTCTCTCAATCCCGCCTCCGGGCAGATCACCTGCTGCGGTCAAATTTTGAAAGTCAACCGCAAGGAATATCAAATTCTGGAGCTATTTTTGAGGCATCCCCGGCAAATGTTTTCTCGCGACAAAATTGGCGATCGCCTCTGGACATTGGACGATGAATTGCCCACCGATGCCACCATCAACAGCCACATCCGCAGCATTCGCCGTAAACTCGAACAGGCGGGAATTAACAATTTGATTCAAACCCACTACGGTCGGGGATACTGTCTCGATCCGGTTTACAACATTGAAACCCAGTCCGCCAAGGGATTATCCGATCCCCCGAAAGAGATGCTCGATTCCATGGCCGCCAACATCTGGCAAGAATTGATGGTGGCGAATGCCCGCCTGCACGGAGAAATTGAGCATCGCAAACATATTGAAGCTCGACTGCGGCGATCGGAAATGATGTTGCGAAATGCTCAACGAATGGCTCATGTCGGGTGTTGGGAGTTCGATGTCGAAACTCGCGAAACCTATTGGACGGAGGAACTTTTTCTCATCCATGGCCTCGATCCGAATCTGCCGGCTCCCAAACCCGAAGAAGTTTCGGCCCTGATTCACCCCGACGATCTCCCACTCCACGAGGAGGCGATTCGGATTCCGGCACTGCAAAGAAAAGCCTTTGAAGTGAACTTACGCATCATTCGAGCCAACGATGGGGAAATTCGCCATATCAACGCCCGAGGCGGTCCGGTTTTCGATCGCTCTGGTCGGGCGATCAAGTTGACGGGAACCACCTTCGATGTAACCCGATGGCTCCGCTACCCAGTTAAGTAG
- a CDS encoding GDSL-type esterase/lipase family protein, with product MIQAVATTKFAPTHTKQTPLRIIALGDSLIYGFGDPVGGGWVEQLRREWMSPEKGGHALYNLGIRGNTVAQVTQRLEQEFRQRGELRNRLPDLIILSVGLNDTPRLGRPNGRSLTDFDAFRIHVATLLERAQSLCPVIFVGMPPVDESKMPFLGCMYYNHADQYAYKEATRRGCEVRDIPYLDIFDLWLSRGEDWVRSQLSSDGLHPNVQGYQSLLKDVQNWEPIANLG from the coding sequence ATGATACAAGCAGTTGCAACAACCAAGTTTGCGCCCACCCATACGAAACAGACCCCCCTAAGAATTATCGCTTTGGGGGACAGTCTGATTTATGGATTCGGAGATCCAGTCGGCGGAGGTTGGGTAGAACAATTGCGACGCGAGTGGATGTCTCCAGAGAAGGGCGGTCATGCGCTTTACAACCTAGGGATTCGTGGTAATACCGTCGCCCAAGTTACCCAGCGTCTCGAGCAGGAATTTCGGCAACGGGGAGAATTAAGAAACCGCCTACCAGACCTAATTATTTTATCAGTAGGACTCAATGACACCCCCCGCTTAGGAAGACCCAACGGCCGATCGCTCACAGATTTCGACGCATTTCGCATCCATGTCGCCACCCTTCTGGAAAGGGCCCAAAGCCTCTGTCCAGTCATCTTCGTAGGAATGCCTCCCGTTGACGAAAGCAAAATGCCCTTTTTAGGCTGTATGTACTACAACCACGCGGACCAATACGCCTACAAAGAAGCCACACGGCGAGGCTGCGAAGTCCGGGATATCCCCTATTTAGATATATTCGACCTGTGGCTGTCTCGTGGGGAAGATTGGGTGCGATCGCAACTGAGTTCCGACGGTTTACATCCCAATGTTCAAGGCTACCAAAGTTTACTGAAAGACGTTCAGAATTGGGAGCCCATCGCCAACCTAGGTTAA
- the phaC gene encoding class III poly(R)-hydroxyalkanoic acid synthase subunit PhaC, whose protein sequence is MLPFALQMGLEDLTQEYADLTEKIVHGMDNLSSLREEEIIVGVTPKEAVYQEDKVTLYRFEPKVKKTLSVPLLIVYALVNRPFMVDLQEGRSLVANLLSLGLDVYLIDWGYPTRSDRWLTLDDYINGYINNCVDFLRDHYELDKINLLGVCQGGTFSLCYSSLYPEKVQNLITMVAPVNFDMPNTLLNARGGCTLGPEAIDVDLMVEALGNIPGDYLNIEFLMLKPLQLGYQKYLDLPEIMGSRDKLLNFLRMEKWIFDSPDQAGETYRQFLKDFYQENKLIKGEVMIGDSRVDLSNITMPVLNLYAEKDHLVPPSSSLALEEYISSEDYTAKSFPVGHIGMYVSGKVQRDLPPTIVDWLKVRE, encoded by the coding sequence ATGTTACCTTTCGCCTTACAAATGGGTTTAGAAGACTTAACCCAGGAATATGCAGACCTCACCGAAAAAATTGTTCATGGTATGGACAACCTTAGCAGTTTACGGGAGGAAGAAATTATCGTTGGGGTCACACCCAAAGAAGCAGTTTATCAGGAAGATAAAGTCACCCTTTATCGTTTTGAACCCAAAGTCAAAAAAACCCTTTCTGTACCCCTGCTAATTGTTTATGCTTTAGTCAATCGTCCCTTTATGGTAGATTTGCAAGAGGGTCGTTCCTTAGTTGCTAATTTACTCAGTTTGGGATTAGATGTCTATTTGATTGACTGGGGATATCCTACCCGTAGCGATCGCTGGTTAACCTTAGATGATTACATCAACGGTTATATTAATAACTGTGTTGATTTTCTGCGCGATCACTATGAACTCGATAAAATCAACCTCCTAGGAGTTTGTCAGGGAGGAACCTTTAGCCTCTGCTACAGTTCCCTATATCCCGAAAAAGTGCAAAACCTCATCACCATGGTTGCGCCAGTCAACTTTGATATGCCAAATACCCTGTTAAATGCGCGGGGAGGCTGTACATTGGGACCGGAAGCCATAGATGTTGACCTCATGGTTGAGGCTTTAGGTAACATTCCCGGCGACTATTTAAACATCGAGTTTCTGATGTTAAAACCCCTACAATTAGGATATCAAAAATATCTCGATTTACCCGAAATCATGGGAAGTCGCGACAAACTGCTAAACTTCCTCCGCATGGAAAAATGGATTTTTGATAGTCCCGACCAAGCCGGAGAAACCTATCGCCAATTCCTGAAAGATTTTTATCAGGAAAACAAACTAATCAAAGGCGAAGTAATGATTGGTGATTCTCGGGTAGATTTAAGCAATATTACCATGCCAGTTCTCAACCTCTACGCCGAGAAAGATCACCTAGTCCCCCCTTCCTCTTCCCTAGCCTTAGAGGAATACATCAGCAGTGAGGACTACACCGCCAAATCCTTCCCTGTAGGTCATATCGGTATGTATGTCAGTGGTAAAGTACAGCGAGACCTACCCCCAACCATTGTTGATTGGTTAAAAGTGCGAGAGTAA
- the phaE gene encoding class III poly(R)-hydroxyalkanoic acid synthase subunit PhaE yields the protein MANQWVNTWTQTGNDIWKNWFDLMSGSGVSDTDKNGQSHSGGITEQMAKNQASLMRFLQFSFEAWKDILPKVESGANWEQTLENYSQQIRQQMEQYMSVPTKMTGSGTTLGKLYMEQMQKFNQMWMNYSGAAMVPMGEAMMGKSEALIELNNLYWEQLYQPSLGTLLQSPMFGISRELNSTMMSHFQAWINFYRASNDYQVVLADIQVRAFEKLIEKLAAGVSKGEKVETWRQFQQLWSVAIDDVFEETFCSEDKLKIRGRFINSLNAYRLEQQKLMEISMRSLNLPLRSEIDEMHKIIYELRKEVKSLKKQISTMTASSPKPESIQEVS from the coding sequence ATGGCCAATCAATGGGTAAACACCTGGACTCAGACCGGAAATGACATCTGGAAAAACTGGTTTGATCTGATGAGTGGGTCAGGAGTATCTGACACCGATAAAAATGGCCAGTCCCACTCCGGGGGAATAACCGAACAAATGGCAAAAAATCAGGCCTCATTGATGCGTTTTCTACAATTTTCCTTTGAAGCCTGGAAAGATATATTACCAAAAGTTGAATCTGGTGCGAATTGGGAACAAACCCTAGAAAACTACTCCCAGCAAATTCGCCAGCAAATGGAACAATATATGAGTGTTCCCACTAAGATGACCGGAAGCGGCACGACCCTGGGGAAACTCTACATGGAACAAATGCAGAAGTTTAACCAAATGTGGATGAACTACAGCGGCGCGGCTATGGTTCCCATGGGTGAAGCCATGATGGGTAAAAGTGAAGCATTAATCGAGTTAAATAACCTCTACTGGGAACAACTGTATCAACCCAGCCTAGGAACCCTGCTACAAAGTCCGATGTTTGGTATTAGTCGCGAGTTGAATAGTACCATGATGAGTCATTTTCAGGCTTGGATAAATTTTTATCGCGCTAGTAATGATTATCAGGTAGTTTTAGCAGATATCCAAGTCCGCGCCTTTGAGAAGTTAATCGAAAAATTAGCGGCGGGAGTTAGCAAAGGCGAAAAAGTCGAAACTTGGCGGCAGTTTCAGCAGTTATGGAGTGTGGCTATAGATGATGTATTTGAGGAAACTTTCTGTTCCGAAGATAAACTCAAAATTAGGGGAAGGTTTATTAACTCCCTCAACGCCTATCGACTAGAACAACAAAAGTTGATGGAGATTTCTATGCGATCGCTCAATCTCCCCCTCCGCAGCGAAATTGACGAAATGCACAAAATCATTTACGAACTCCGCAAAGAGGTTAAATCTCTCAAAAAACAGATATCCACCATGACAGCATCTTCACCCAAACCCGAGTCAATTCAAGAAGTAAGTTGA